Proteins from one Mesotoga infera genomic window:
- the plsX gene encoding phosphate acyltransferase PlsX: MPGVRIALDSAGGDKAPKVNLEGALMALKEFPDLEILLVGRQEELSPGLKGYPEASRIRIIDAREVFPMSEKPSLLLRKKETSLYITALQVKEGTADAMVSAGNTGGVLVASLFVIGRIKGVERGAIAVKIPSKNGYTILIDAGANAEVRAEHLRDFGLMGYEYARFLGREPIKVGLLNVGEEEEKGTDLTKTAFNYLKSELGDSFVGNVEGRDINFGEVDVIVSGGFEGNVALKAIEGAGKLISQRLREEIKKSGIAGLIGALLLKKALGRLRDSMNPSQYGGAFILGVSGVVSKAHGNSDSLAIKNAIRVAYEGVKRELVEKLGKRFGG, from the coding sequence TGCTGGAGGAGACAAAGCGCCGAAAGTGAATCTTGAAGGCGCTCTTATGGCTCTGAAGGAGTTTCCAGACCTTGAAATACTTCTGGTCGGCAGGCAAGAGGAACTTTCCCCCGGTTTGAAAGGATATCCGGAGGCTTCAAGAATAAGAATAATCGATGCAAGAGAGGTCTTTCCAATGTCTGAAAAGCCCTCTCTTTTGTTGAGAAAGAAAGAGACTTCCCTGTATATAACGGCTCTTCAGGTAAAGGAGGGCACTGCAGATGCTATGGTATCGGCCGGAAACACAGGCGGTGTCCTTGTCGCGTCGCTTTTCGTTATCGGAAGGATCAAGGGTGTCGAAAGAGGCGCGATCGCCGTCAAAATACCTTCGAAAAACGGTTATACGATCCTCATAGATGCCGGTGCGAACGCCGAAGTCAGGGCCGAACACCTGAGGGATTTCGGACTTATGGGTTACGAGTACGCCAGATTCCTGGGAAGAGAGCCGATCAAAGTGGGGCTCCTCAACGTCGGCGAGGAGGAAGAGAAGGGCACCGATCTGACCAAAACGGCCTTTAATTACTTGAAGTCGGAACTGGGAGACAGTTTTGTAGGAAACGTCGAGGGAAGAGATATAAACTTCGGCGAAGTCGACGTTATAGTCAGTGGAGGGTTCGAAGGCAACGTAGCTCTGAAGGCCATCGAAGGGGCCGGAAAACTCATCTCTCAAAGGCTAAGAGAAGAGATAAAAAAGAGTGGAATTGCAGGTCTCATTGGCGCTTTATTGCTGAAAAAGGCCCTAGGGAGGCTCAGAGACTCCATGAATCCCAGCCAGTACGGCGGGGCCTTTATACTGGGAGTCAGTGGAGTGGTCTCCAAAGCTCACGGAAATTCCGACTCTCTCGCCATAAAAAACGCCATTAGAGTTGCGTACGAAGGTGTCAAAAGGGAGCTTGTTGAGAAACTTGGAAAGAGATTCGGGGGGTAA
- the glmS gene encoding glutamine--fructose-6-phosphate transaminase (isomerizing), with protein sequence MCGIVGMVGGDLTIKKLVDALRKLEYRGYDSAGIAFRTNEGLRVEKSAGKIDVLESHLGNMMSTGVLQGMAHTRWATHGEPSDFNAHPHTDCTGKIAVVHNGIIENFDELRTALESNGHIFKSSTDTEVIAHLIEDHYRGDLITALRHTLVDLEGAYAIGVMHQDHPDIIVAARKGSPLVIGATQGGGFMASDVTPLLKYLRDVHFMEDGELAVIKTGNVQILKLDGTPKVKAPTRITWSEDAAEKGGYPHFMLKEIYEEPQTLRNAITGRIKSKLPHFRELEKMGEDLTKIKGITVLACGTSYHAGLVFQRFVQDYAGIRAEIDVASEFRYRNLPLGEGDVVIAISQSGETADTLEGIRKARQSGAKVVSLTNVVGSTISRESDAVIYINAGPEIGVAATKTYVAQLAVLLLLGASLALNKRNPEVISQLVNEIEGLPTVFESVLASADEQCQRLAREYYQFRHFMYIGRGYSYPSALEGALKLKEISYIHASGYQAGELKHGPIALLDRDFPVFAIIPEDELKAKMLSNIMETRARDAKVVAICSESDREVSRAVNSRIEVPKVSAPLYPLVMSPYLQLFAYHVAVARGYDPDRPRNLAKSVTVE encoded by the coding sequence TTGTGTGGAATAGTTGGAATGGTGGGTGGCGACTTAACGATCAAGAAACTCGTTGATGCGCTAAGGAAGCTGGAGTACCGGGGTTACGACTCGGCCGGCATAGCCTTCAGAACAAACGAAGGCCTGAGAGTGGAAAAGTCTGCCGGTAAGATAGATGTTCTCGAGTCTCATCTGGGAAATATGATGAGCACCGGTGTACTTCAGGGCATGGCCCATACCAGGTGGGCAACGCACGGAGAACCTTCGGATTTCAACGCCCATCCACACACTGACTGTACAGGAAAGATCGCCGTCGTTCACAACGGCATAATCGAGAACTTCGATGAGCTGAGAACGGCCCTGGAAAGCAACGGTCATATATTCAAATCCTCTACGGACACCGAAGTTATAGCCCATCTCATCGAGGACCATTACAGGGGAGACCTGATCACCGCCTTGAGACACACGCTGGTTGACCTTGAAGGCGCGTACGCGATAGGTGTGATGCATCAGGACCATCCCGATATAATAGTCGCGGCAAGAAAGGGCAGCCCCCTTGTCATAGGCGCCACGCAGGGCGGGGGATTCATGGCTTCGGATGTCACTCCTTTGCTCAAGTATCTGAGAGATGTACATTTCATGGAAGACGGGGAGCTGGCCGTAATAAAAACGGGAAACGTGCAGATCTTGAAACTGGATGGCACACCCAAAGTCAAAGCCCCTACGAGGATCACCTGGAGCGAGGACGCAGCAGAAAAGGGTGGATATCCTCACTTCATGTTGAAAGAGATATACGAAGAGCCCCAGACACTAAGAAATGCTATCACTGGAAGAATAAAGAGCAAACTGCCCCATTTCAGAGAGCTCGAAAAGATGGGCGAGGATTTAACGAAAATTAAAGGGATAACCGTGCTGGCCTGCGGAACCAGCTACCATGCCGGGCTTGTTTTCCAGCGTTTCGTTCAGGATTACGCCGGCATAAGAGCCGAGATAGACGTAGCTTCGGAGTTCAGGTACAGAAACTTGCCGCTCGGCGAAGGAGATGTCGTGATCGCCATATCGCAGTCGGGGGAGACTGCCGACACACTCGAGGGCATAAGAAAGGCCAGACAATCCGGAGCAAAGGTTGTTTCGCTCACCAACGTCGTCGGATCCACTATATCCAGAGAAAGCGATGCGGTCATATACATAAACGCCGGTCCGGAGATCGGCGTCGCTGCCACGAAAACTTACGTCGCTCAGCTGGCGGTGCTCTTGTTATTGGGCGCGTCGCTGGCGCTCAACAAAAGAAATCCAGAGGTCATATCACAACTGGTGAACGAAATAGAAGGCTTGCCCACGGTATTCGAAAGCGTTCTGGCCTCGGCCGACGAGCAATGCCAGAGACTGGCGAGAGAATACTACCAATTCAGGCACTTCATGTACATAGGAAGGGGTTACAGTTACCCTTCGGCACTCGAAGGGGCTCTCAAGCTAAAGGAAATCAGTTATATCCATGCCAGCGGATATCAGGCCGGAGAGCTGAAGCACGGACCCATAGCCTTGTTGGATAGAGATTTTCCCGTCTTCGCGATAATCCCCGAAGATGAACTCAAGGCCAAGATGCTCTCCAACATAATGGAGACCAGGGCCAGGGATGCCAAGGTAGTCGCAATCTGTAGCGAAAGCGACAGAGAGGTCTCGAGGGCTGTGAACAGCAGAATAGAAGTTCCGAAGGTTTCAGCGCCCCTCTATCCGCTGGTGATGTCACCGTACCTCCAGCTCTTTGCCTACCATGTTGCCGTAGCGAGAGGGTACGATCCCGACAGACCGAGGAATCTGGCTAAAAGCGTCACTGTAGAATGA
- the rsfS gene encoding ribosome silencing factor, with product MDDIVKEITEILDKKLGEEIVILDVSKVSNLSDYFVVATANSDPHMEALREAVLEYLEKASIPIVYYDKGRGYDWMVVDGGYFIVHIFSKKGREFYSLEDLWLNAKRYTYRELVKDEKNTRQ from the coding sequence TTGGACGATATAGTAAAAGAAATCACAGAAATTCTTGACAAAAAACTGGGAGAAGAGATAGTAATACTAGATGTCTCGAAAGTCTCCAATCTTTCCGACTACTTCGTAGTCGCTACGGCCAACTCGGATCCTCACATGGAGGCTCTCAGGGAGGCCGTTCTAGAATATCTGGAAAAGGCAAGTATCCCGATAGTGTACTACGATAAAGGCAGAGGCTACGACTGGATGGTCGTTGACGGAGGATACTTCATAGTGCACATCTTCAGCAAAAAGGGAAGGGAATTCTATTCCCTCGAAGATCTCTGGTTGAATGCGAAGAGATACACATACAGAGAACTCGTCAAAGACGAGAAAAACACACGGCAATAA
- the rpsB gene encoding 30S ribosomal protein S2, which yields MKQLLEAGVHFGHRTRRWNPKMKPYIYGERKGIYIVDLQKTLKLIEEAYEHVRNRAQEGATFLFVGTKRQAQQIVEEEAKRSGSFYVNNRWLGGLLTNFSTIKRRIEALKNFEEMETSGKLAALPKKEQSMINKRLEKLRKNLNGVKEMQKLPDVIFIVDPKQEEIAVAEANKLGIKVVGIADTNCDPDVIDFIIPGNDDAIRAIQLIVHTMADAILEGREGLDASVLAAKSSEATTVEEPEELPDIDDIEEETEE from the coding sequence ATGAAACAACTTCTTGAAGCCGGTGTCCACTTCGGTCACAGGACGAGAAGATGGAATCCGAAAATGAAACCCTACATCTACGGTGAGAGAAAGGGAATCTACATCGTGGATCTTCAAAAGACTCTCAAGCTTATCGAAGAGGCCTACGAACACGTGAGAAACCGTGCCCAGGAGGGCGCAACGTTTCTCTTCGTCGGAACCAAGAGACAGGCCCAGCAAATAGTCGAGGAGGAAGCCAAGAGGAGCGGTTCTTTCTATGTCAACAACCGCTGGCTAGGTGGTTTGCTGACCAACTTCAGCACCATTAAAAGACGAATAGAAGCACTGAAGAACTTCGAAGAAATGGAGACTAGCGGAAAGCTTGCGGCCCTGCCAAAGAAAGAGCAGAGCATGATAAACAAGAGACTGGAAAAGCTAAGAAAGAACCTTAACGGCGTAAAAGAGATGCAAAAGCTTCCCGACGTGATTTTTATAGTCGATCCCAAACAGGAAGAGATAGCAGTCGCCGAGGCAAACAAACTCGGAATAAAAGTGGTCGGGATAGCCGATACCAATTGCGATCCCGATGTAATAGATTTCATTATTCCCGGCAACGACGACGCGATAAGGGCGATCCAGCTGATAGTACACACGATGGCCGATGCCATTCTCGAAGGTAGAGAAGGACTTGACGCATCGGTGCTAGCGGCTAAGTCAAGCGAGGCCACGACCGTTGAAGAGCCTGAGGAACTCCCCGACATAGATGATATTGAAGAAGAAACTGAAGAATAA
- a CDS encoding cytochrome c biogenesis CcdA family protein yields the protein MKKYLLISFSFLFAVSTFFASVVIDFFGVATCQECFEAEMLLESLKYEIDDDVVLNKFMLTEAKNQELKLKYARVYDIPENQYDLYPLIFIGKDAFYPANMNPDEILTSMQNYSQEEREAKLKEIEGLEEDVSQRLKDRYEQFSVMVVLSAGLIDGINPCAFVVLIFLVSYLYYVGRGRNEILIAGLFFAIGIFGAYLAMGTGLLGAVGYLESISKIFQLVFYPAMAIFTGILAVLSILDFYRMHYKGKKAVLELSAGLKKKTHDIIRKNARAKTIWIASLVTGVLVSFVEFMCTGQVYLPTIVYVINSAGVSADALGFLVIYNLGFTVPVIAITLIAYFSSSTKKIQEYMTSTNAAAKIKLIMGALFTVFFIIMLNITFRTFNVIK from the coding sequence ATGAAAAAATACCTTCTGATTTCTTTCTCATTTCTCTTTGCAGTCTCGACTTTTTTTGCTTCAGTAGTTATAGATTTCTTCGGTGTAGCCACCTGTCAGGAGTGCTTCGAGGCCGAGATGTTGCTCGAAAGTTTGAAGTACGAAATCGACGACGATGTCGTGCTGAACAAATTCATGCTCACCGAGGCGAAGAACCAGGAGTTGAAGCTTAAATACGCCAGAGTGTACGATATTCCTGAGAACCAATACGATCTGTATCCTCTGATTTTTATAGGCAAAGACGCCTTCTATCCAGCGAACATGAACCCCGACGAGATACTGACGAGTATGCAAAATTACTCGCAGGAGGAGAGAGAGGCGAAACTGAAGGAGATCGAAGGGCTCGAAGAAGACGTGAGCCAGAGATTGAAAGACAGATATGAGCAGTTCAGCGTCATGGTGGTTCTCAGTGCCGGCCTTATCGACGGGATAAATCCCTGCGCTTTCGTGGTGCTGATATTCCTGGTTTCGTACCTCTATTACGTTGGCAGAGGCAGGAACGAAATACTCATTGCCGGTCTATTCTTCGCTATTGGCATCTTCGGCGCATATCTGGCGATGGGTACGGGTCTCCTGGGTGCGGTTGGCTATCTCGAGAGTATCTCGAAGATCTTTCAGCTAGTGTTTTACCCGGCGATGGCCATTTTCACAGGCATTCTTGCCGTTCTATCTATCCTGGATTTTTACAGGATGCACTACAAAGGAAAAAAGGCCGTTCTCGAACTCTCGGCAGGTTTGAAGAAAAAGACCCACGACATAATACGCAAAAATGCCAGGGCGAAAACCATCTGGATCGCTTCACTCGTAACGGGTGTTCTCGTATCCTTCGTTGAGTTCATGTGTACCGGGCAGGTCTATCTCCCGACAATAGTCTATGTAATCAACAGTGCAGGGGTATCGGCCGATGCGCTCGGTTTCCTGGTGATCTACAATCTCGGCTTCACCGTGCCTGTAATCGCCATAACGCTTATCGCGTATTTCAGTTCTTCGACGAAAAAGATCCAGGAGTACATGACATCTACGAACGCGGCCGCAAAGATCAAACTGATCATGGGTGCCCTGTTCACCGTGTTTTTTATTATAATGCTCAACATAACGTTCAGAACATTTAATGTAATCAAATAA
- a CDS encoding DDE-type integrase/transposase/recombinase has product MTGLIEKYSKKYRKSGKKEKSRILNEFTEVTEYNRSYASLILRRGYSKKNKRSKFTKRRGRKKKYDLEVLRKLVEIWEILDFPCGKRFKAIIEEVIDNLNKNGHLSLREEVKQKLLEISSSTMDRLLRSERKKMELKGRSHTKPGTLLKKHIRIKTHHEWDDTKPGFVEVDLVGHEGGNSSGEFCYSLNMVDVASGWSVVAPIRNKAQRWTLEAIIALRALLPFPLLGIHSDNGSEFINAHLYKYCLDERLVFTRTRSYNKNDNPHVEQKNWSLVRRAVGYYRYDTLEELTILKELYASLNLYNNHFQPTHKMIQKTRDGTRIVKKYDKFATPYERVLNSPWIDSTKKDELRKVHEALDLYILKSNIAHFQESLVDIQIMKSKSNSKGGVLNLLLFDFE; this is encoded by the coding sequence ATGACTGGACTGATCGAGAAATACTCAAAGAAGTACAGAAAGTCTGGAAAGAAGGAGAAGAGTAGAATTCTTAACGAGTTTACTGAGGTAACTGAGTACAACCGGAGCTATGCATCATTAATACTTAGGAGGGGTTATTCTAAGAAGAACAAGAGAAGCAAATTCACAAAGAGGCGCGGGAGAAAGAAGAAATATGATTTGGAAGTATTGAGAAAACTTGTTGAGATATGGGAGATCCTGGACTTTCCTTGCGGCAAGAGATTCAAAGCGATTATTGAAGAGGTGATAGACAATCTGAACAAGAATGGTCATTTGTCTTTGAGGGAAGAAGTTAAGCAGAAGCTTTTGGAAATAAGTTCCTCCACAATGGATAGACTTCTTCGAAGTGAAAGGAAGAAGATGGAACTGAAGGGTAGGTCACATACAAAACCCGGTACTCTCTTGAAGAAACACATAAGGATAAAGACTCATCACGAATGGGATGACACAAAACCAGGTTTTGTTGAGGTGGATCTTGTCGGTCACGAAGGAGGTAATAGTTCGGGAGAATTCTGTTATAGCCTGAATATGGTGGATGTTGCCAGTGGTTGGAGTGTCGTTGCACCAATAAGGAACAAAGCTCAAAGATGGACCCTCGAAGCTATAATCGCATTGAGAGCTTTACTTCCTTTCCCTCTTTTGGGAATTCATTCCGACAATGGTTCGGAGTTTATTAATGCTCATTTGTATAAGTATTGCTTGGATGAAAGATTGGTCTTTACCAGAACCCGGAGTTACAACAAGAACGATAATCCCCATGTGGAACAGAAGAATTGGTCTTTGGTCAGAAGGGCCGTTGGCTATTACAGATACGACACTTTGGAGGAACTGACTATCTTGAAGGAGCTATATGCAAGCTTGAATCTCTACAACAACCATTTCCAGCCTACTCATAAGATGATCCAAAAGACCAGAGATGGTACAAGAATAGTGAAAAAATACGACAAGTTCGCTACTCCCTACGAAAGAGTTCTTAACTCTCCCTGGATTGACTCCACAAAAAAAGATGAGCTTCGCAAGGTTCACGAAGCCCTAGATTTATATATACTCAAGAGTAATATAGCACATTTTCAAGAATCACTGGTTGATATACAGATAATGAAGTCTAAATCTAACTCAAAGGGAGGTGTTCTCAATCTCCTTCTATTCGATTTTGAATAG
- a CDS encoding integrase core domain-containing protein — translation MIRIRHEFIEKGKPQQNGFSESFNARFEDECLRMLDLNLIRASLMKRRSDSVFSVTDSQVMIHSESSLLKSSLFNTFSLYLSHFWGHIRYLSVLSQQMVHRVLFQDC, via the coding sequence GTGATTAGGATAAGGCATGAATTCATAGAGAAGGGCAAACCGCAACAGAATGGATTCAGCGAGTCATTTAATGCCAGATTCGAAGATGAATGCCTTAGAATGCTCGATCTCAACCTCATTCGAGCATCGCTTATGAAACGCCGATCAGACTCCGTATTCTCAGTTACTGATTCGCAAGTGATGATTCACAGTGAATCATCACTATTGAAAAGCTCTTTATTCAACACTTTCTCTTTATACTTGTCTCACTTTTGGGGGCATATCAGATATCTTTCTGTATTATCTCAACAGATGGTCCATAGAGTCCTATTTCAAGACTGCTAA
- a CDS encoding InlB B-repeat-containing protein, translating to MARRSRVLLILILFIGLAFLLTGCLKKIDVTLTVAIQGLGETDPDVGAHVFKYGAIVTLTATPAEGYDFEKWEIEGLGSFNESVKEIKLKDSILATAFFAKKSFNIEASVDPENGGIVTGTGSYLFGDTASLTAVAAEGFKFVEWTENGAPIGSDNPLEFVVNANRAFVAHFRQEYTVTVSVTPEEGGTATGGGVYAYGTEATVVATPADCYDFEGWFVDDTLVSEDAEYTFTVTEDVDLVAVFTLKTFEVTVTAEPDEGGVVDGGGTYDCGEEATVTAVADECYDFNGWFVGETLVSEDAEYTFTVTEDVDLVAVFTLKTFGVTVTAEPDEGGVVDGGGTYDCGEEVTVTAVADECYDFEGWFVGETLVSEDAEYTFTAEADVDLVAIFTIKTYVVTSTAGENGAVDPEGETVVDCGDDLLFTFTPDEGYGVDQVTVDGAPVDVVGYPDITDKTYNLEDIRDNHAIDATFKQVFFVTDFDFQAQSPLGNRYDAHIEVDPEVTLLKFSYPDDDTELPVPEAPVVGGVANIVNFFTLDDADFLLIRAFTADGNLLAEIVVELDYSEAFLKVATFTPKREWSLPSAVIYDVHIEVSDNIDRVEFSYPDNPEAEPIPAMAVPVGGVIDIEMNSVDFDAEEITVMAYSGAELLVSKNFDLLKVIEATCEFVADYPILGISEYKFTVVVNSPFCASIEFVADGEIQVIEGNPFAVPGLGTYEFRVFVASVLNRVDVMAKDGADDKIAERNIDLP from the coding sequence GTGGCAAGACGGTCTCGTGTTCTCCTGATTCTTATTCTGTTTATTGGCCTTGCTTTTCTCCTGACTGGATGTCTAAAAAAGATTGACGTAACTCTTACTGTGGCTATCCAGGGCTTAGGAGAAACTGATCCTGATGTAGGTGCCCACGTTTTCAAGTATGGGGCTATTGTGACACTTACAGCGACGCCAGCAGAAGGCTATGATTTCGAGAAATGGGAAATTGAGGGTCTGGGAAGCTTTAACGAAAGCGTTAAAGAAATCAAGTTGAAAGATTCCATATTGGCGACTGCTTTTTTTGCTAAGAAATCTTTCAATATAGAAGCTTCGGTTGACCCTGAAAATGGTGGCATTGTAACAGGTACCGGTTCATATCTTTTTGGTGATACAGCTTCACTAACAGCAGTAGCTGCTGAGGGATTCAAGTTCGTTGAGTGGACTGAGAATGGAGCCCCAATTGGTTCAGACAATCCGCTCGAGTTTGTTGTCAACGCTAACAGGGCTTTCGTAGCGCACTTCCGCCAGGAGTACACTGTCACTGTTAGTGTCACACCTGAAGAAGGCGGAACAGCTACTGGCGGCGGCGTGTACGCTTATGGAACTGAAGCCACGGTAGTGGCTACTCCCGCAGATTGCTACGACTTCGAAGGCTGGTTCGTGGACGATACTCTCGTCAGCGAAGATGCAGAGTACACCTTCACAGTCACAGAAGATGTCGACCTGGTAGCGGTCTTCACGCTTAAGACGTTCGAAGTCACCGTTACTGCCGAGCCCGATGAGGGTGGAGTGGTTGATGGAGGCGGCACTTACGACTGCGGAGAAGAAGCTACCGTAACAGCTGTAGCAGATGAGTGCTACGACTTCAACGGCTGGTTCGTGGGTGAAACTCTCGTCAGCGAAGATGCAGAGTACACCTTCACAGTCACAGAAGATGTTGACCTGGTAGCGGTCTTCACGCTTAAGACGTTCGGGGTCACCGTCACTGCCGAGCCCGATGAGGGCGGAGTGGTTGATGGAGGCGGCACTTACGACTGCGGAGAAGAAGTGACAGTAACAGCTGTAGCAGATGAGTGCTACGACTTCGAAGGCTGGTTCGTGGGTGAAACTCTCGTCAGCGAAGACGCAGAATATACATTCACTGCTGAGGCCGATGTTGATCTGGTAGCGATTTTCACCATCAAGACCTACGTAGTTACTTCAACAGCCGGAGAAAACGGAGCAGTCGATCCAGAAGGCGAAACGGTAGTCGATTGTGGAGATGATCTTCTGTTCACTTTCACTCCCGATGAGGGTTACGGTGTTGACCAGGTAACGGTCGATGGGGCTCCCGTCGATGTAGTCGGTTATCCAGATATAACCGATAAGACCTACAATCTTGAAGATATACGTGACAATCATGCCATAGACGCTACTTTCAAGCAGGTCTTCTTTGTAACCGATTTTGATTTCCAGGCTCAGAGTCCGCTGGGAAATAGATACGACGCACATATCGAAGTCGATCCGGAAGTCACTCTACTGAAGTTCTCCTATCCTGACGACGATACTGAGCTTCCTGTTCCCGAAGCGCCAGTAGTCGGTGGAGTAGCCAATATCGTCAATTTCTTCACACTTGACGATGCGGATTTCCTTTTGATAAGAGCCTTCACGGCCGATGGTAATCTTCTGGCAGAGATAGTGGTGGAGCTGGATTATAGCGAAGCCTTCCTGAAGGTTGCGACATTTACTCCAAAGAGAGAATGGTCTTTGCCTTCCGCAGTTATTTATGATGTTCATATCGAAGTCTCAGACAATATCGATAGAGTAGAGTTCTCCTACCCCGACAATCCAGAGGCCGAACCGATACCTGCAATGGCCGTTCCAGTCGGTGGAGTAATAGACATAGAGATGAACTCCGTAGATTTCGATGCCGAAGAAATAACCGTTATGGCATACAGCGGTGCCGAGCTGCTGGTTTCAAAGAACTTCGATCTCCTGAAAGTTATAGAGGCAACCTGTGAGTTTGTCGCTGATTATCCGATCCTGGGTATTTCCGAGTACAAATTCACCGTGGTTGTTAATTCGCCATTCTGTGCTTCCATCGAGTTCGTCGCGGATGGAGAAATACAGGTTATTGAAGGTAATCCCTTTGCAGTTCCGGGTCTTGGCACTTATGAGTTCCGTGTCTTTGTAGCTTCGGTATTGAACAGAGTTGACGTCATGGCTAAAGACGGTGCGGACGATAAAATAGCTGAGAGAAACATTGATCTTCCTTAG